In the genome of Verrucomicrobiota bacterium, the window ATGCGCTGGCGCATTTGGTGTTTGCCGGTTTCGATTCGCTTCAGGCGCTGTCCTTGACCGGGTGCCGCCCGTTCGCCGCCAATCGCGACGGTCTTTTGCTGGGCGAAGGAGCCGCCGCCCTCGTGTTGGAGACTCTTGAATTCGACAAGGAGCGTGGCGCCCCCATTTTCGGCGAAATCGCCGGAGTAGCCACCGCGACCGATTTGCATCATTTAACCCAGCCCGATCCCGGAGGAAATGCCGCCACCCGATGCCTCGTGGAAGCATGCCGCGTCGCAGGTTGGGATGCCTCCGAGGTGGATTACCTCAATGCGCACGGGACCGGAACCGTCTTGAACGATGCATCCGAATCCGCCGCGATCACAAGTTGGGCAGGCGTTGGAGCAGGAAAACTGGCGGTCAGTTCGATCAAGGGATCCATCGGCCACACTTTGGGCGCGGCCGGTGCCATCGAAGCGGTCGCTTGTTTCATGGCCATGGACGGACACTGGCTCCCGCCGCAGGTCGATGCCGGCGCGTTGGATCCGTGCGTCACCTTTGACGTGGTGCGCTCGCCCCGCTCGCGGATCGCGCAACGGATGCTGAGCAATTCGTTTGGATTTGGAGGCGCGAATGCCTGCCTCGCCCTTCGGAGGTGGGCGTGAGCCTGAGATGTCAACCCTGGGTTCGCGGGCTCGGCGTCGTCTCGCCCGCCGGGCTCTCGAGGTCCGCCTGGGTCAGCGTGGTGGGAGCGCACTACCAGGCCCTGGGGGCGAGTTGGGTGGTGGAACGGTGATTCGTCATGCCTTGGGGGCCATGAAGTGCTCGAGCAGTTCGTTCATGCGCCGGAGCATTTCACGGGGGTCTTCGAGCATCCCGGCGGCGACCCGCGCATTGTCGAGCAGTTGCGCGGTGATTTTCGAGGCGATGGTGCTGTCGGTCTGGCGCAAGTGTTCCAGGCGAACGATGACGGGGTGTCTCGTGTTGATTTCCAGGGTCGGGGCGGAGGGGAGCGCGCCGCTTTCCTTCTGCACCGCCTTCATCAACCTCCTCATGCTGGAAGTCATGTCTTCATCGCTATCCACGACGGCCACCGGACTCGAAACCAATCGGGTGGAGACTTTGACGGCTTTCACTCGATCGCCGAGCGATTCCTTCATCCAGGCGGCCAATGCGTCGGCTTGCTCCGGCGAAAGAGAGCCTTCTTTCGACGGGTCGTCGAGCTGAACCTCGGCTTTTTCAGCCGACTTGAGCTTCTTGCCTTCAAATTCTGCGAGATGATCCATGACGAACTCATCCCATGGATCGAGCAGGAAGAGCACCTCCCAGCCCCGCGCCTTCAAACCCTCGAAGTAAGGGCTCCCTTCCGCGCTTTCGCGGCTGGCGCCGGTGACGAAATAGATTTCCTTGTGGTCCGCCGGCATGCGTCTCACGTAATCCGCCAGCGACGTGAGCTTGCCGGCCTCCATGACGGAAGACTCGAAGCGGAGCAGTTTGCCCAGCGCTTCGCGATGGGCGAAATCAGAGACCACGCCTTCCTTGAGCGGGCGGGCGAATTGTTTGTAGAAATTCTCGAACGTTTCAGGATCCTTCTCGGCCGTTTCGTCGAGATGTTTGATGAAACGTGAAGTGAGGGCGCTGTTGAGTTTTCGCATCAGACTCGAGTCCTGCATGGTCTCCCGCGAAATATTGAGCGGAAGATCCTCGCAATCCACGGCACCCCGGAGGAATCGCAACCAGTCCGGGAACAGGCCTTTGGCTTTGGGTTGAATCAGGACCTTCTTGCAGTAGAGATTGACCTCGGAATCCACCCTCGCCAATCCGAGCGATTCGACGTTGCGAGAGGGCACGAAAAGCAGGGCTTGGATGGAGAGCGGGGCGTCGGCGGTGTAGTGCAAACGGAGCAGAGGAGCGTTGGTGTCGTGTCCGATGAAGCGGTAAAACTCCTGATATTCCTCGTCTTTGATTTCGCTTTTGCTGCGGCTCCATAAGGCGCGCACGGTGTTCAAGGCTTTGCCGTTCACCTCGATGGTGAACGGCACGAAACTCGAATACCGTTGAATGACCGATTCGAGCCGGTAAGCCTGGGTGTATTCCTTCTCGTCTTCCTTCAGCTTGAGCACGATGGACGTGCCGCGCGGCAAATCGGATGGGCCGTCGGTGATCTCGTAGCCGCTGGCCCCTTCCGAAGTCCACGTCCACGCCGGTTCCCCCGGTTGCGCGGAACGTGTGTGGACGTTGACCTTTTCCGCCACCATGAAGGCGGAGTAGAAGCCGACGCCAAACTGGCCAATGAGTTGGGTTCCCGATTTTTTGTCCTCCGCCAGCTTGGAAAGAAACGCCCGGGAGCCGGAGTGGGCGATCGTGCCCAGGTTTTCGACCAACTCGTCTCGGGTCATGCCGATCCCGGTGTCGGTGAGCGTCAGAGTGCGCTCTTTTTCATCGGCCTGGATGCGAATGGCGTGAGCCGCTTCAGGTTGGTGAACCGCGGCGCCCGAGGTTTGCAGGAATCGAACTTTTTCCAAGGCATCCGCGGCGTTGGAGATCAATTCGCGGAGGAAGATCTCCTTGTCCGTGTAAAGCGAGTGGATGACGATATTAAGGACTTCCTGGATCTCGGCTTGAAAAGTGTGTTTTTCGGCATTCGACATGCCGAACTCCTTAGCGTCTTCAAATCGACTTCGTCAAGGGAGGGATAGGATTATAACCTCCCGACTGACTTGATGCTCAAGTTACTCACCACTCCGCACCCCGGCCCGGCGCAGTTTTTTGGCTTAAAACTGCCGTGGAACGTGGTAAAGATATGCAAAGGCCAAGATGAGAAAGACATGAAGAAGCCTGAGGCCTATCCTTGATGGATCGGGTGAGTGATTCGTCTTCGGCGCGCGACTGGAGTGAAAGCCAGTCGCAGCAGCTTCGCCAGCCCGGCACTCGTGGAAAAACCTACTGCGTCTCCATGTTCGCAGGTTGCTGCGGCGGGTCTGCGATACAGCCGCGCCACGGCGTGCAAGCGGATCTCCCGAGGTGTCCATGCACCTCGGTTCCGGGAGGGCGGCGTTCCACCGCCGCCCCACCTTTTCTGAGGGTGATCAAGATGGGCTGCGGTGGAACGCAGCCCTCCCGGCGTGGTTCCTCGTCCCAAGGCGAGTCGAAGATGGGAGGTGACGATTCTTTTGCTTACAACGGCAGTTGCCCATCATGGGGCTTCGCAAGGTCCAAGCGATAAAGCCATTCCGAATCACTCACCAGATCCATAAAGGATCGGCCTCGTTCTTCGTCGTGTTTTCTCAATGGGTCACGGATTGGGCGATGCCCACGGCGACGGAATCCCGTTGGGATTCCTGGCGGGACGAGTTTGAGTTGCGTTTCGTCGGTTGGGACGGGATGGACCTCCCAACCAACTTGATGCTGAAGTGACTCACCGTTCCGCACCCTGGCCCGGCGAAGTTCTTCTGCTAAGAATGCAGTTCCACCAACTCGATGAGGATGCCGTCGGGACCCTCTGCGCAAACGACGTGCTTCGCGTCCGGGGCCGAGACGGGGTCGGCGCAAAACTTCACCCCCTTGGCTTTTAAGGCCCGGACTGTTCCGGGCACGTCCTCGATGATAAATGTCAGCCAGCGGACACCCGCTTGAAAATCGAGCGTGCGAGGGGGAGGAGGATTCGGCACCTCGACCAGTTTGATGAGGGTTTGTCCGGCCTTGAGCCGAATTTGGCGGAACGCAGTCGGTGCCAAGTGAGCCCCCACCGCCGTGGAAGCGGGAATCTGAATATCCAGCACGGGCTCGAAACCCAGCAAGTCGCGGTAGAAATGCAGGGACTGCTCGAAATGGCTGCAAATGATGGCCACGTCCACGACGGAATGTTTGAAGTGAAACATAGGCGGTTCAGGGAGAGGTTGGGTTAGGGGTGGGTGAGAAAGAGCATATTTCGATCAAGTGCCCGTCAGGATCGTAGAGGTAGAATTGATGCACCCCGTCGGGACGCAACCGGGGGCCGTCAATGATCTTAAATCCCGCTTGGGCCAGCCGCCTCGCAGCCTCGGGTCCATCCTCGACGCTGAAGGCGATGTGAAATCCCTGCGAAGGGGTGCACGCCTGTCCGTCGGGAATGCCCGCGCGTCCCCCGCATTCCGACCCGGCCACATTGACGTGGATCTGCGTTGTTCCCGTTTGAAACCACAATCCGGGAAAGCCGAAGTGGGGGCGATGCACTTCGCGCATGCCAAGAATCCCGACATAAAAAGTGCGTGTGCGGTCGAGGTCCGCCGCCACGATGGTGACATGGTCCAGGCTTTGGACCTCAAGCAGGGAAGCGGGCGTGGCGGTGGTCATTGGATGCCTGCCGGTTAGCGCGTGCGGGTTTTGAGGTGGCGGTCGGCGAAATCGAGAAACACCTTCCAATCGTCGCGATTCATGGAGTGTTTTCCGGGCCGGATGTAGTAGCCAAGGCGGCTGGCGACCAGTGTGTTCAGCGGAGGGAGTTCGGCGGAATCGACCCCGCCCGCGCCCAACAAACGGTAAACAGGTTCGGCGGCTTTCAGGACCTCGAATTGGCCGGATGGATTCGCCCATTGATCCTCGACCGCGTTGGAGAGCAGGACGGGGCGGGGCGCCATCAGGGCGACCAAAGCGTGCTGGTCGAAGGGCAGTCGGTCGGTCTGCTCGTTGAATTCTTTGAAACGTCCGTTAAACCAGTGAGGGAAACGGTCGTTGATTTGTTTGACCGATTCTCCGATTTTCCCGCGGCTCGGGGCAGTCCCTCCGCAACCCGCCTGATGAGGGATGGCGAGAGCGATGCGTTCGTCCAGGGCGCCTGCGAGCAGGGCGGTCTTGCCGTTGCGCGAATGACCCACGACCGCGACGCGCATGGGATCGATCTCCACCTCGCCCATCAAGAAGTCTACCACCCGATGAAATCCCCAGGCCCAACACGCGATGGATCCTCGGTCCTTGGTGGGGACAGGCTCGTTCTTCTTTTTGGCGAGCCACGCTTTGATGCCGTCGGAAACATCGGCGCGATCCGAATCCACGTCGCTCGAACAGAACGAGGCCAGGGCGTAGCCGCGTTGAATGGTTTGCTCGATGGCCCAGTCGGCGGCTTGGTGTCCGCGTGAGGCTTCCGTGGCCTTGTTTTGAGGGCAGTCCCTGCAGTTGGTGTAAACCCAGCCGCGAGCCAGGGGCACGCGAGGGTCGTTGAGCAGCGCGTGATTGCCACAGAAATTCATGCCGACAAACGCTGGGTGGGGTCCACGCCCGCCGTTGGGCATAACCAGCATGACATCGATGGCGGGAGCCGCGGCGTCCCCCAGTTTCAATCGGACGAGTTTGAGTGTGGCTTTGCCGTCGAACAGATCCTGGTGTTCACCCAGTTTTTCCACTTCGACGCGTTCGGGTTTCGGGGGGAGTTCCCCGTACATATAATGTTGAAAGAGCGACTTCAGTTCGGCGCGGCGGGAGCGACGCCACATGGCCTCGTTGGTGACAGCCTGGCCGTTGAGCATTTTGAAGGGATCAGGCCAGCCCGTTTGAAGGGGCAGCTTGGGCACTTCGGGAAGCGGTTCCGCCGCCTCCAGGCCTGACGCGCCGAAGCCTAGGGTGATCCATCCCGCGGTGAACAACACACGCAAAGGGTTCATGTTCACAGTTTCACGGCTCTCTTGAGCCGGACGCTGCGCACCGCAGCATCGACGATTTCCTGGCCAATGCGGCTGATGGGAAGGGAGACGGGACCCGAAAGCGGACGTCCGGTTTCGAGGCCATGGAGAAGGTATTGAACCGGGTCTTGGTTTGGAGCTTTGGGCGGAGGCGCTTTGACGGTGTGCGGTTTGGGCTTCCGACGGGTTTGCAGCGTGACGTGATCGTCGTAGTCGTAGGAACTGACGGTGCCTTCGGTGCCGGAGACGATGAATCCGCAGCGCGGTTGAGGCTGGATGATCCATGGATCCGTGAAGGTGCCCCATCGTGTCTCGAATTTAGAAAGGCCATGGGCGTAGCGCGCGACGACGATGCTGTGTTCATCCACTTCCAAGCCCTTGGGTTCATCGACCGTGGCGGTGACTTCGAGGGGGCGGCGGCCGCCTTGATACCAAGTGCCGAGTGTGGTGCCGTAGCCGAGGTAATCCAGCAGGGAACCTCCGCCGTGGGCCTTTTTGTAGAACCAGGACTTGGGTTTTTCGGCGGCCACTTGGGCAGCCGTTTTCTCGTCCTTGTCGGCGCCATGCCAGAGCGGTCCGCGATTGCCGCCAAAATGCCAGACATTGAGGACTTCGCCGATGGCGCCCGACTCGATCAATTCGTAACTGGTTCGATGAGATGCGACCCATTGAAGGGGCCAGTTGATCATCAGCGTTTTGTCCTTGGGCATGGCTTGGACCATGGAGTCGGCCTCCTTCAACGAAGCGGCGAAGGGCTTTTCAACCATGATGTGGACGCCGTAGGGAGCGACCTTTTTGACCCATTCGCCGTGTTTCGAGGCGGCGGGGCAGAGAATGACGACGTCGGGTTTGGTTTTTTCGAGGCACTCACGGTAATCCGTGAAGGCCTGGGCGCGGGGAATGCCGAGTTTGGAGATCGCTTCCTCCATGCGTGCGGATTGTTCGTCGCTGATGCCGACGATCTCGACCCGGGGATGGTCGTGGGCCATGCGCAGCAGGTCGCCCATGTGGAAATGATCGAAATTGATACCGGCGATCCTCCAGGTTTTACGTTTCATGATGGGGGAAGCATCGCGAAGATCCGCGCGTTTCGCGAGCGGGAAATTCAGTCAGCGCGCGGTTCATGGAGCGTTGGGACGCGGAAACGTGTCGCTCTCGACGAGGCGGCCGGTGCCATGGGCCGAGACGTCTATTTTTCGAATCGCCGCAGCACGGCGCGCAAGACTCCTTGAATGACGAGTTCCTCGGACGGGATCAGGTCGGGATACTTGGGGTTCTCGGCTTTGAG includes:
- a CDS encoding Gfo/Idh/MocA family oxidoreductase; the encoded protein is MKRKTWRIAGINFDHFHMGDLLRMAHDHPRVEIVGISDEQSARMEEAISKLGIPRAQAFTDYRECLEKTKPDVVILCPAASKHGEWVKKVAPYGVHIMVEKPFAASLKEADSMVQAMPKDKTLMINWPLQWVASHRTSYELIESGAIGEVLNVWHFGGNRGPLWHGADKDEKTAAQVAAEKPKSWFYKKAHGGGSLLDYLGYGTTLGTWYQGGRRPLEVTATVDEPKGLEVDEHSIVVARYAHGLSKFETRWGTFTDPWIIQPQPRCGFIVSGTEGTVSSYDYDDHVTLQTRRKPKPHTVKAPPPKAPNQDPVQYLLHGLETGRPLSGPVSLPISRIGQEIVDAAVRSVRLKRAVKL
- a CDS encoding acetylxylan esterase, which gives rise to MNPLRVLFTAGWITLGFGASGLEAAEPLPEVPKLPLQTGWPDPFKMLNGQAVTNEAMWRRSRRAELKSLFQHYMYGELPPKPERVEVEKLGEHQDLFDGKATLKLVRLKLGDAAAPAIDVMLVMPNGGRGPHPAFVGMNFCGNHALLNDPRVPLARGWVYTNCRDCPQNKATEASRGHQAADWAIEQTIQRGYALASFCSSDVDSDRADVSDGIKAWLAKKKNEPVPTKDRGSIACWAWGFHRVVDFLMGEVEIDPMRVAVVGHSRNGKTALLAGALDERIALAIPHQAGCGGTAPSRGKIGESVKQINDRFPHWFNGRFKEFNEQTDRLPFDQHALVALMAPRPVLLSNAVEDQWANPSGQFEVLKAAEPVYRLLGAGGVDSAELPPLNTLVASRLGYYIRPGKHSMNRDDWKVFLDFADRHLKTRTR
- a CDS encoding glyoxalase, yielding MTTATPASLLEVQSLDHVTIVAADLDRTRTFYVGILGMREVHRPHFGFPGLWFQTGTTQIHVNVAGSECGGRAGIPDGQACTPSQGFHIAFSVEDGPEAARRLAQAGFKIIDGPRLRPDGVHQFYLYDPDGHLIEICSFSPTPNPTSP
- a CDS encoding beta-ketoacyl-[acyl-carrier-protein] synthase family protein; this encodes MNPFPRRRVVVTGCGIVTPLGLGWAENAEGFRQGRACFAPVSLFDVSRQRCRLAAEVPSRRLDEAVSASRVRAKRGQRWDRATKLWLAAAEEAWRQSGNASGQGVASYVGTTSGGMALGEALLRQAGISRQPRQGQPSQVYHYLAYQPVVEVARLWGWTGPVRVAANACASGASAVAHAWRDLSCGRRSVVIAGGFDALAHLVFAGFDSLQALSLTGCRPFAANRDGLLLGEGAAALVLETLEFDKERGAPIFGEIAGVATATDLHHLTQPDPGGNAATRCLVEACRVAGWDASEVDYLNAHGTGTVLNDASESAAITSWAGVGAGKLAVSSIKGSIGHTLGAAGAIEAVACFMAMDGHWLPPQVDAGALDPCVTFDVVRSPRSRIAQRMLSNSFGFGGANACLALRRWA
- a CDS encoding glyoxalase, producing MFHFKHSVVDVAIICSHFEQSLHFYRDLLGFEPVLDIQIPASTAVGAHLAPTAFRQIRLKAGQTLIKLVEVPNPPPPRTLDFQAGVRWLTFIIEDVPGTVRALKAKGVKFCADPVSAPDAKHVVCAEGPDGILIELVELHS
- the htpG gene encoding molecular chaperone HtpG, whose translation is MSNAEKHTFQAEIQEVLNIVIHSLYTDKEIFLRELISNAADALEKVRFLQTSGAAVHQPEAAHAIRIQADEKERTLTLTDTGIGMTRDELVENLGTIAHSGSRAFLSKLAEDKKSGTQLIGQFGVGFYSAFMVAEKVNVHTRSAQPGEPAWTWTSEGASGYEITDGPSDLPRGTSIVLKLKEDEKEYTQAYRLESVIQRYSSFVPFTIEVNGKALNTVRALWSRSKSEIKDEEYQEFYRFIGHDTNAPLLRLHYTADAPLSIQALLFVPSRNVESLGLARVDSEVNLYCKKVLIQPKAKGLFPDWLRFLRGAVDCEDLPLNISRETMQDSSLMRKLNSALTSRFIKHLDETAEKDPETFENFYKQFARPLKEGVVSDFAHREALGKLLRFESSVMEAGKLTSLADYVRRMPADHKEIYFVTGASRESAEGSPYFEGLKARGWEVLFLLDPWDEFVMDHLAEFEGKKLKSAEKAEVQLDDPSKEGSLSPEQADALAAWMKESLGDRVKAVKVSTRLVSSPVAVVDSDEDMTSSMRRLMKAVQKESGALPSAPTLEINTRHPVIVRLEHLRQTDSTIASKITAQLLDNARVAAGMLEDPREMLRRMNELLEHFMAPKA